The following proteins come from a genomic window of Corallococcus sp. NCRR:
- a CDS encoding alpha/beta fold hydrolase has protein sequence MNDNSTWIPVEGSDPMRAWVRRPASGTGPALLLLMVEAFEGNAHLKLMAERFSEEGYVVVVPDLASRGEPEEVDLKPVVAWARSLPEVVGLRGKKQVGALGYGLGGTLAAQLAAHAHVDCAVAYCAPGMEDVLALAGESAAPMVLHYAEWDGFVPPAAVARVKQHVSVDVELYVYQGVRHGFFREGSPAWNRPSMMTAHTRTIALLKRVMGPRYDLAALWDKHTELEFAARDADATMKTMVPHPYVNSVPVMTGGVGAEYLHRFYANHFVHANPKDTKMTLLSRTVGADRVVDEFIFSFTHDIEMDWMLPGIPPTGKYVEAAFVAVVNFRGDKLYHEHIYWDQAAVLVQLGLIDRKGLPVTGAEAARKLLDETLPSNTLMEKWDESAHSNLKAG, from the coding sequence ATGAACGACAACTCGACGTGGATTCCCGTGGAAGGAAGCGACCCGATGCGTGCGTGGGTGCGACGCCCCGCCTCTGGAACGGGTCCGGCCCTGCTGTTGCTGATGGTGGAGGCGTTCGAGGGAAACGCCCACCTGAAGCTGATGGCCGAGCGCTTCAGTGAAGAGGGCTACGTGGTGGTGGTGCCGGACCTCGCGTCACGCGGGGAGCCCGAAGAGGTGGACCTGAAGCCCGTGGTGGCCTGGGCGCGTTCGCTGCCGGAGGTGGTGGGACTCCGGGGAAAGAAGCAGGTCGGCGCGCTGGGCTACGGGCTGGGTGGGACGCTGGCCGCGCAGCTGGCGGCGCACGCGCACGTGGACTGCGCGGTGGCCTACTGCGCGCCCGGAATGGAGGACGTGCTCGCCCTGGCGGGTGAGAGCGCGGCCCCCATGGTGCTCCACTACGCGGAGTGGGACGGCTTCGTGCCCCCGGCCGCGGTGGCGCGGGTGAAGCAGCACGTGAGCGTGGACGTGGAGCTGTACGTCTATCAGGGCGTGCGCCACGGGTTCTTCCGCGAGGGGTCGCCGGCCTGGAACCGCCCGTCGATGATGACGGCGCACACGCGCACCATCGCGCTGCTCAAGCGCGTGATGGGGCCGCGCTACGACCTGGCCGCGCTGTGGGACAAGCACACGGAGCTGGAGTTCGCCGCCCGCGACGCGGACGCGACCATGAAGACGATGGTGCCCCACCCGTACGTCAACAGCGTGCCGGTGATGACGGGGGGCGTGGGCGCGGAGTACCTGCACCGCTTCTACGCGAACCACTTCGTCCACGCGAACCCCAAGGACACGAAGATGACCCTGCTGTCGCGCACCGTGGGCGCGGACCGCGTGGTGGACGAGTTCATCTTCAGCTTCACCCACGACATCGAGATGGACTGGATGCTCCCGGGCATCCCGCCCACCGGGAAGTACGTGGAGGCGGCCTTCGTGGCGGTGGTGAACTTCCGCGGCGACAAGCTCTACCACGAGCACATCTACTGGGATCAGGCCGCGGTGCTGGTGCAGCTGGGCCTGATTGACCGCAAGGGGCTGCCCGTCACCGGCGCCGAGGCCGCGCGCAAGCTGCTCGATGAGACCCTCCCGTCCAACACCCTGATGGAGAAGTGGGACGAGAGCGCCCACTCCAACCTCAAGGCCGGCTGA
- a CDS encoding hybrid sensor histidine kinase/response regulator yields the protein MKPSAGPRTPVLTAVSDPSHRRADESTEASRARVLLVDDTPSNLLALEAILEPLGQQLVSVRSGDEALKALLLDEYACVLMDVQMPGLDGLETARLVRTRERTKHLPILFITALSREAAYVTRGYEYGAVDYLLKPVDPDILRAKVSVFVELYLRGEKLRQQALELAERRRVEEELQRAQELEQQLVGIVGHDIRTPLAAILTTANAQLSREVLPDAQRKAFERVARGGERIQRIVDQLLDFTRARVGGGIPVVPGAGDLNELCRKLVDELRAARPERSILCDFVRDSLPGVWDLDRLAQVVANLLDNALKYSPPETPVRLRTFEQGADTVYLEVQNAGAPIPAHLLPTLFQPFRRGDGAGQRESLGLGLYIARSIAEAHGGTLRVESTPDVGTIFSLCLPRQALVETRAHPACAGVSEPMTA from the coding sequence TTGAAGCCCTCCGCTGGTCCCAGGACGCCCGTGCTCACCGCCGTCTCCGACCCGTCCCACCGCCGCGCCGATGAATCGACGGAGGCGTCTCGCGCGCGCGTCCTCCTGGTGGATGACACGCCGTCGAACCTGCTCGCCCTGGAGGCCATCCTGGAGCCGCTCGGCCAGCAGCTGGTGTCGGTGCGCTCTGGCGACGAGGCGCTGAAGGCGCTGCTGCTGGACGAGTACGCGTGCGTGCTGATGGACGTGCAGATGCCGGGGCTGGATGGCCTGGAGACGGCGCGCCTGGTGCGCACCCGCGAGCGCACGAAGCACCTGCCCATCCTCTTCATCACCGCGCTCAGCCGCGAGGCGGCGTACGTCACCCGGGGCTACGAATACGGCGCGGTGGACTACCTGCTCAAGCCCGTGGACCCGGACATCCTGCGCGCCAAGGTGTCGGTGTTCGTGGAGCTGTACCTGCGCGGAGAGAAGCTGCGGCAGCAGGCGCTGGAGCTGGCGGAGCGCCGGCGCGTGGAGGAGGAGCTGCAGCGCGCGCAGGAGCTCGAGCAGCAACTGGTGGGGATCGTGGGGCACGACATCCGCACGCCGCTCGCGGCCATCCTCACCACGGCCAACGCCCAGCTGTCGCGCGAGGTGCTGCCGGACGCCCAGCGCAAGGCCTTCGAGCGCGTGGCCCGGGGCGGCGAGCGCATCCAGCGCATCGTGGACCAGCTGCTGGACTTCACCCGCGCGCGCGTGGGCGGCGGCATCCCGGTGGTGCCGGGCGCGGGCGACCTCAACGAGCTGTGCCGCAAGCTGGTGGACGAGCTGCGCGCGGCGAGACCGGAGCGCTCCATCCTGTGCGACTTCGTCCGCGACAGCCTCCCGGGCGTCTGGGACCTGGACCGGCTGGCGCAGGTGGTGGCCAACCTGCTGGACAACGCGCTCAAGTACAGTCCGCCAGAAACGCCCGTGCGCCTGCGCACCTTCGAGCAGGGCGCGGACACCGTCTATCTGGAGGTCCAGAACGCCGGGGCCCCCATCCCCGCGCACCTGCTGCCCACGCTCTTCCAGCCCTTCCGCCGCGGCGATGGCGCGGGCCAGCGCGAGAGCCTGGGGCTGGGGCTCTACATCGCGCGCAGCATCGCGGAGGCGCACGGCGGGACCCTCCGGGTGGAATCCACCCCAGACGTCGGGACAATCTTCTCTCTCTGTCTTCCGCGTCAGGCTTTGGTTGAGACGCGCGCGCACCCTGCGTGCGCGGGCGTCTCCGAGCCGATGACGGCTTGA
- a CDS encoding methyl-accepting chemotaxis protein — MRLSLSQKLTLAPLLVALFFTVLFFGYLIPRVSSAFEEQGRDVGGALPSALAATLPAAMPGGQTEALQAVLEQAVRHHQVAYVAVFDGTGQMRAVAGEYATAMRELRDRLGRAQGEATFYVRDAELLDVSSRFANGAGTVHVGFNRTAARAQVRAITTGVSVVIILALSLFVVVGIVLARRVAAPLVQLTEAAQRIAEHGDLRETVRVEGSDEVAQLSKAFSLMVSKVKDLLQQLQGSSDLLRGSVDHLNDSASRQNEMVSRHAAALQETQVTAQEIRQTSVVASRAAETVIDVAERAEVLGKTGEIAITESIEGMVALRAQVEQIAERIMALGERTEQISGITETVKDLADQSHLLAVNAAIEAARSGEHGKGFAVVAREIRGLADQSIRATNQVRGILADISTAIFATVEITAAGTQRMETGLAQVRTSGDTLRQLSSIVRDSVVSARQISNTVNQQATGIEQIFTAVNELNTVMGDTVKRIANTSESAVSLKLLSERVAAMVRDYRL, encoded by the coding sequence ATGCGACTCTCCCTTTCCCAGAAGCTCACGTTGGCGCCGCTGCTCGTGGCGCTGTTCTTCACGGTCCTCTTCTTCGGGTACCTCATCCCGCGCGTCAGCTCCGCCTTCGAGGAGCAGGGCCGGGACGTGGGCGGCGCGCTGCCCTCGGCGCTGGCGGCCACGCTGCCCGCGGCGATGCCCGGAGGCCAGACGGAGGCGCTCCAGGCAGTGCTGGAGCAGGCGGTGCGCCACCACCAGGTGGCCTACGTGGCCGTCTTCGACGGGACCGGGCAGATGCGCGCGGTGGCGGGCGAGTACGCCACGGCGATGCGGGAGCTGCGCGACCGGCTGGGCCGCGCGCAGGGTGAGGCGACGTTCTACGTCCGCGACGCGGAGCTGTTGGATGTGAGCTCGCGCTTCGCGAACGGGGCGGGCACCGTGCACGTGGGCTTCAACCGCACGGCGGCGCGCGCGCAGGTGCGGGCCATCACCACCGGGGTGAGCGTGGTGATCATCCTGGCGCTGTCGCTCTTCGTCGTGGTGGGCATCGTGCTGGCGCGCCGGGTGGCGGCGCCGCTGGTGCAGCTGACGGAGGCGGCCCAGCGCATCGCGGAGCACGGCGACCTGCGCGAGACCGTTCGCGTGGAGGGCTCGGACGAGGTGGCCCAGCTGTCCAAGGCCTTCTCCTTGATGGTGTCCAAGGTGAAGGACCTCCTGCAGCAGCTGCAGGGCTCGTCGGACCTGCTGCGCGGCTCGGTGGACCACCTGAACGACTCCGCGAGCCGGCAGAACGAGATGGTGTCCCGCCACGCCGCCGCGCTCCAGGAGACGCAGGTGACGGCGCAGGAGATCCGCCAGACGTCGGTGGTGGCGTCCCGCGCCGCGGAGACGGTCATCGACGTGGCGGAGCGCGCGGAGGTGCTGGGCAAGACGGGCGAGATCGCCATCACGGAGAGCATCGAGGGCATGGTGGCCCTGCGCGCGCAGGTGGAGCAGATCGCCGAGCGCATCATGGCCCTGGGTGAGCGCACCGAGCAGATCTCCGGCATCACGGAGACGGTGAAGGACCTGGCGGACCAGTCCCACCTGCTCGCGGTGAACGCGGCCATCGAGGCGGCGCGCTCCGGGGAGCACGGCAAGGGCTTCGCGGTGGTGGCCCGGGAGATCCGCGGCCTGGCCGACCAGTCCATCCGCGCGACGAACCAGGTGCGCGGCATCCTGGCGGACATCAGCACCGCCATCTTCGCCACGGTGGAAATCACGGCCGCGGGCACGCAGCGCATGGAGACGGGCCTGGCCCAGGTGCGCACGTCCGGGGACACGCTGCGCCAGCTGTCCTCCATCGTCCGAGACAGCGTGGTGTCCGCCCGTCAGATCTCGAATACGGTGAACCAGCAGGCCACCGGCATCGAGCAGATCTTCACCGCCGTGAACGAGCTCAACACGGTGATGGGCGACACGGTGAAGCGCATCGCCAACACCAGCGAGTCCGCCGTGTCGCTCAAGCTCCTGTCGGAGCGCGTGGCGGCGATGGTGCGCGACTACCGGCTGTAA
- a CDS encoding gamma-glutamylcyclotransferase gives MDSHYDQVMKAREQADANAPRRYFAYSTILDRAAFDEWKHQHSYGFFELPEGRLAEALDVDLVYDFPSRWWGGRVAGLTDAPGARVYGRLFEIPGKDWPIVQHKEGFVTSMCVERTVRVRVDGQEVEATAFVTNPRRASSDGPVSPRFVEALVRGAKSAGLPADYVEKLARGESR, from the coding sequence ATGGATTCGCACTACGACCAGGTGATGAAGGCGCGCGAGCAGGCGGACGCGAACGCGCCCCGGCGGTACTTCGCGTACTCGACCATCCTGGACCGGGCCGCCTTCGACGAGTGGAAGCACCAGCACAGCTACGGCTTCTTCGAGCTGCCGGAAGGCCGGCTCGCCGAGGCGCTGGACGTGGACCTCGTCTACGACTTCCCGTCGCGCTGGTGGGGCGGCCGGGTGGCGGGCCTGACGGACGCGCCGGGCGCGCGGGTGTACGGCCGGCTCTTCGAGATCCCCGGCAAGGACTGGCCCATCGTCCAGCACAAGGAGGGCTTCGTCACCAGCATGTGCGTGGAGCGCACGGTGCGCGTGCGCGTGGATGGCCAGGAGGTAGAGGCCACCGCGTTCGTGACCAACCCGCGCCGCGCGTCGTCGGACGGGCCGGTGAGCCCGCGCTTCGTGGAGGCACTGGTGCGCGGCGCGAAGAGCGCCGGGCTGCCCGCGGACTACGTGGAGAAGCTGGCGCGCGGCGAGTCGCGCTGA
- a CDS encoding ornithine cyclodeaminase family protein: MTHSAPRTLLLGPTDLRTLVEGVGLDVLMDELIHALTVALREFDESVLQVPKREGFQVVTDPRPSGTMGWMPALRRGDSLTVRVSASLPGNRGDSGLPTLVASHSVYDAKTGHLVAVMDGVFATALRTGAASAVASRYLASPDSRVLGLVGCGAQAVSQLHALSRVFRLDQVLVHDLDPDAARSFVRRVAFLGLDVRPTLLPDVETRSDILCTATTVAPGAGAVISGHALRPHAHVNAVGADQPGKAELPLALLRRSLVVPDFPAQARLEGECQQLHPDQIGPDLATVVQQPEEFEGWRERNTVFDSTGHALEDHVVTRLLLDHARRMGLGTLVALEALGGDPLDPYSQVRGDAAGRAESPRRATGS, translated from the coding sequence ATGACGCATTCGGCTCCTCGCACCCTCCTGCTCGGTCCCACTGACTTGCGCACGCTCGTGGAGGGCGTGGGGCTGGACGTCCTGATGGACGAGCTCATCCACGCACTCACCGTGGCATTGAGGGAGTTCGACGAGTCCGTCCTGCAGGTCCCCAAGCGGGAGGGCTTCCAGGTGGTGACCGACCCGCGCCCCTCGGGGACGATGGGCTGGATGCCCGCCCTGCGGCGCGGGGACAGCCTGACCGTGAGGGTGTCCGCCTCCCTGCCCGGCAACCGCGGGGACTCGGGGCTGCCCACGCTGGTCGCGTCCCACAGCGTCTACGACGCGAAGACGGGCCACCTGGTGGCGGTGATGGACGGGGTGTTCGCCACGGCGCTGCGCACCGGCGCGGCGTCGGCGGTGGCCAGCCGCTACCTGGCGTCACCGGACAGCCGGGTGCTGGGGCTGGTGGGCTGCGGCGCGCAGGCCGTGTCCCAGTTGCATGCGCTCAGCCGCGTGTTCCGGCTGGACCAGGTGCTGGTGCACGACCTCGACCCGGACGCGGCGCGCTCCTTCGTGCGGCGCGTGGCCTTCCTGGGGCTGGACGTGCGGCCCACGCTGCTGCCGGACGTGGAGACGCGCTCGGACATCCTCTGCACCGCGACCACCGTCGCCCCGGGCGCGGGAGCCGTCATCTCCGGCCACGCGCTCCGGCCGCACGCGCACGTCAACGCGGTGGGCGCGGACCAGCCGGGCAAGGCGGAGCTGCCCCTGGCGCTCCTGCGCCGCAGCCTCGTCGTGCCGGACTTTCCCGCCCAGGCGCGCCTGGAGGGTGAGTGCCAGCAGCTCCACCCGGACCAGATTGGCCCGGACCTGGCCACGGTGGTGCAGCAGCCGGAGGAGTTCGAGGGCTGGCGCGAGCGCAACACGGTGTTCGACTCCACCGGCCACGCGCTGGAGGACCACGTGGTGACGCGCCTGCTGTTGGATCACGCGCGGCGCATGGGCCTGGGCACCCTGGTGGCGCTGGAGGCGCTGGGTGGGGATCCGTTGGATCCGTACTCGCAGGTGCGGGGGGACGCGGCCGGGCGCGCCGAGTCGCCGCGCCGCGCTACCGGCAGCTGA
- a CDS encoding MFS transporter: protein MRAHGKRIPVSAALRRRLVQSFASLATGVPLFRPGASLPGSSAPLLGAPPPPDGHRGPPLHRRLRASLKVSIVEGMFAEVFTACAGPTVLTAWAIALKLGPFLVGVMTALPFFAQFVQFPAAWLTLCFGHRRVALTAVCLSRLALLPLALLPWLGLSMEGQQHLLLAVAGASAVLAVVGNNAWVAWMGELVPGAVRGRFFGKRTALTTLMGTGASLTAGLLMDRLKGLDGVGMALPLLALAACVMGVVTTLMMAAQHDPAPPGTSPKLELKAALLPWKDDGARRVLLYQVAWNAAVGVSAPFFALHSLQNLKMTFVIMALHAAAVAGVRVLTASLWGSAIDRLGAQPVLMLCSLGISAIPMLWLLPSAGTLWPLLFDVLLAGALWSGHGLAIFALPLTVAPRHGRPFYLAAFATAGGLAYAAAAALGGALAARVPQQFMLGGHLWVNLHVLFVVSSVARLGAAFLAARVNEPGAATTRTVAQVVERFLPRPRPVTAGSRAPSPPRAPTGA, encoded by the coding sequence ATGCGAGCCCATGGGAAACGAATCCCAGTGTCCGCCGCCCTCCGTCGCCGCCTCGTCCAGAGCTTCGCCTCCCTCGCCACCGGCGTCCCCCTCTTCCGCCCTGGCGCCTCGCTGCCCGGCTCGTCCGCGCCCCTGCTGGGGGCCCCTCCGCCCCCGGACGGCCACCGGGGCCCGCCCCTGCACCGGCGCCTGAGGGCGTCGCTGAAGGTGTCCATCGTGGAGGGGATGTTCGCGGAGGTGTTCACCGCGTGCGCGGGTCCCACCGTGCTCACCGCGTGGGCCATCGCGCTGAAGCTGGGGCCCTTCCTGGTGGGCGTGATGACGGCGCTGCCGTTCTTCGCGCAGTTCGTGCAGTTCCCCGCCGCGTGGCTCACCCTCTGCTTCGGTCACCGGCGGGTGGCGCTGACGGCGGTGTGCCTGTCCCGCCTGGCCCTGCTGCCTCTGGCGCTGTTGCCGTGGCTGGGCCTGTCCATGGAGGGACAGCAGCACCTGCTGCTCGCCGTGGCCGGGGCGTCCGCGGTGCTGGCGGTGGTGGGCAACAACGCGTGGGTGGCGTGGATGGGGGAACTCGTCCCCGGCGCCGTGCGGGGCCGCTTCTTCGGCAAGCGCACCGCGCTCACCACGCTGATGGGCACCGGCGCGTCGCTCACCGCGGGCCTGCTGATGGACCGGCTGAAGGGGCTGGACGGGGTGGGCATGGCGCTGCCGCTGCTGGCGCTCGCCGCGTGCGTCATGGGCGTCGTCACCACGCTGATGATGGCCGCGCAGCATGACCCGGCGCCCCCGGGAACTTCTCCGAAGCTGGAGCTCAAGGCGGCGCTGCTCCCCTGGAAGGACGACGGGGCCCGGCGGGTGCTCCTGTACCAGGTGGCGTGGAACGCGGCGGTGGGCGTGTCCGCCCCCTTCTTCGCGCTGCACAGCCTGCAGAACCTCAAGATGACCTTCGTCATCATGGCCCTGCACGCGGCGGCGGTGGCGGGGGTGCGCGTGCTGACGGCGTCCCTGTGGGGCAGCGCCATCGACCGGCTGGGCGCGCAGCCGGTGCTGATGCTCTGCTCGCTGGGCATCAGCGCCATCCCCATGCTGTGGCTCTTGCCCTCCGCGGGGACGCTCTGGCCGCTGCTGTTCGACGTGCTCCTGGCGGGCGCGCTGTGGAGCGGCCACGGCCTGGCCATCTTCGCGCTGCCCCTCACGGTGGCGCCGCGCCACGGCCGGCCCTTCTACCTGGCGGCGTTCGCCACCGCGGGCGGACTGGCCTACGCAGCGGCGGCGGCCCTGGGCGGGGCGCTGGCGGCGCGCGTGCCCCAGCAGTTCATGCTGGGCGGCCACCTCTGGGTGAACCTGCACGTGCTCTTCGTCGTGTCGTCGGTGGCCCGGCTGGGGGCCGCCTTCCTCGCGGCCCGGGTGAACGAGCCCGGCGCCGCCACCACGCGCACCGTGGCCCAGGTGGTGGAGCGCTTCCTGCCCCGCCCGCGCCCGGTTACAGCCGGTAGTCGCGCACCATCGCCGCCACGCGCTCCGACAGGAGCTTGA
- a CDS encoding PQQ-dependent sugar dehydrogenase, with product MRRPFVLMTLVALAPLGSSCRSQTPEPSSLQDSGVVADAGTTDAGTPPDAGPPPTWTLQATEVQVPEGMRGAPFDVPRFLNIPSGMTVSVWARVPGARFIAFSPEGTLLVSVPGQGKVMQVRPRGAQAPEVTQWADGLGRPHDIVFHERDGQVWVFLSEKDRVTRSRWTPGETARGAVETVVSGLPDASLPELQGAYGHELKNLAVDSRHRVYVSIASTCNVCLSDTTSDPLRGAIYRWDWSGGSRELFARGLRNAEGLAWEPGTDTLWVAVNNRDNTPYPFDDGTGRYGKVIPEYVDNHPPEALTSVREGGHYGWPFCNSNPDSPSGLKHMPLDRDYDMNRDGSRADCAALDRTDQGIQAHSAPLGLTFFDDAEFGPAWRRGALVAYHGSWNRTERTGYKVVAFPWDLATHQPTEEVDVVTGFINPDQSVWGRPVDVALAPRRAFIVSDDQAGALYRIEPLTLP from the coding sequence ATGCGACGCCCCTTCGTGCTGATGACCCTCGTGGCGCTGGCGCCCCTGGGGTCCAGCTGCCGCTCCCAGACCCCCGAGCCTTCTTCGCTCCAGGACTCGGGCGTGGTGGCGGACGCGGGCACCACCGACGCGGGCACGCCCCCGGACGCCGGACCGCCGCCGACATGGACGCTCCAGGCCACGGAGGTCCAGGTCCCGGAAGGCATGCGGGGTGCGCCGTTCGACGTCCCGCGCTTCCTGAACATCCCATCAGGCATGACGGTGTCGGTCTGGGCACGGGTGCCGGGAGCGCGCTTCATCGCGTTCTCGCCGGAGGGCACCCTGCTCGTCTCCGTGCCCGGCCAGGGCAAGGTGATGCAGGTGCGTCCCCGCGGGGCCCAGGCGCCAGAGGTGACGCAGTGGGCGGACGGGCTGGGGCGGCCCCATGACATCGTCTTCCACGAGCGCGACGGGCAGGTGTGGGTCTTCCTGTCGGAGAAGGACCGCGTCACGCGCTCGCGCTGGACGCCCGGCGAGACGGCGCGCGGCGCGGTGGAGACGGTCGTCTCCGGGCTGCCGGACGCGTCCCTGCCGGAGCTGCAAGGGGCCTACGGCCACGAGCTCAAGAACCTCGCCGTGGACTCGCGGCACCGCGTGTACGTGTCCATCGCGTCCACCTGCAACGTGTGCCTGAGCGACACCACCAGCGACCCGCTGCGCGGCGCCATCTACCGGTGGGACTGGAGCGGCGGCTCGCGCGAGCTGTTCGCCCGCGGCCTGCGCAACGCGGAAGGGCTGGCGTGGGAGCCGGGGACCGACACGCTGTGGGTGGCGGTCAACAACCGCGACAACACGCCCTACCCGTTCGACGACGGCACCGGCCGGTACGGGAAGGTCATTCCGGAGTACGTGGACAACCACCCGCCGGAGGCCCTCACCTCCGTGCGCGAGGGCGGCCACTACGGCTGGCCCTTCTGCAACTCCAACCCGGACTCCCCCTCCGGCCTGAAGCACATGCCCCTGGACCGCGACTACGACATGAACCGGGACGGCTCCAGGGCGGACTGCGCCGCGTTGGACAGGACGGACCAGGGCATCCAGGCGCACTCGGCGCCCCTGGGCCTGACGTTCTTCGACGACGCGGAGTTCGGACCGGCCTGGCGGCGCGGCGCGCTCGTCGCCTACCACGGCTCGTGGAACCGCACGGAGCGCACCGGCTACAAGGTCGTCGCCTTCCCGTGGGACCTGGCCACCCACCAGCCCACGGAAGAGGTGGACGTCGTCACCGGCTTCATCAACCCGGACCAGAGCGTGTGGGGCCGCCCGGTGGACGTGGCCCTCGCGCCGCGCCGGGCCTTCATCGTCAGCGACGACCAGGCCGGGGCGCTCTACCGCATCGAGCCACTCACCCTGCCGTAG
- a CDS encoding polyprenyl synthetase family protein: MDVAHELTEFLGQVEQRLTELLADGDVGPDVKGDTLMDAARHLCLGAGGKRARPMLVRLFGGVVGVQAARLVDVGVAAEMIHSASLLHDDVVDAGMFRRGRPTVNARWGNIVAVMSGDLILSTALSRLSLLDARLVQSGLAIVTEMTRAAIAEVEARGDMNLPLTRLRYIAEGKTGSLFGWCGKAAATLADQPEAQARFDAFGRHLGVAFQIADDIRDILGTDVGKPRYADVHSRTPSLPILLAVSRDESLRRKLKDAWAFSVITPERTREIGAAIEATGAVEASMEMMNQEIGAALDKLGPFANDAAGAELMSWAHRLSEGIAEQVKGRAA, encoded by the coding sequence ATGGATGTCGCTCACGAGCTGACGGAGTTTCTGGGGCAGGTGGAGCAGCGTCTGACCGAATTGCTCGCGGATGGCGACGTCGGCCCGGACGTGAAGGGCGACACGCTGATGGATGCGGCGCGCCATCTGTGCCTGGGGGCAGGGGGCAAGCGGGCCCGTCCCATGCTCGTCCGCCTGTTCGGTGGCGTGGTGGGAGTGCAGGCCGCCCGGCTGGTGGATGTAGGCGTGGCGGCGGAGATGATCCACTCGGCCAGCCTGCTGCATGACGACGTGGTGGACGCAGGCATGTTCCGCCGGGGCCGCCCGACGGTGAACGCGCGCTGGGGCAACATCGTCGCGGTGATGAGCGGCGACCTCATCCTGTCCACGGCGCTCTCAAGGCTGTCCCTCCTGGACGCGCGCCTGGTGCAGAGCGGCCTGGCCATCGTCACGGAGATGACCCGCGCGGCCATCGCGGAGGTGGAGGCGCGCGGCGACATGAACCTGCCGCTCACGCGGCTGCGCTACATCGCCGAGGGCAAGACGGGCTCGCTGTTCGGCTGGTGCGGCAAGGCCGCGGCGACGCTGGCGGATCAGCCGGAGGCGCAGGCGCGCTTCGACGCGTTCGGCCGGCACCTGGGCGTGGCGTTCCAGATCGCCGACGACATCCGGGACATCCTGGGCACGGACGTGGGCAAGCCCCGGTACGCGGACGTGCACTCGCGCACGCCGTCGCTGCCCATCCTGCTGGCGGTGTCGCGGGACGAGTCCCTGCGCCGCAAGCTCAAGGACGCGTGGGCGTTCTCCGTCATCACCCCGGAGCGCACCCGGGAGATTGGCGCCGCCATCGAGGCCACCGGCGCGGTGGAGGCGTCCATGGAGATGATGAACCAGGAGATTGGCGCGGCGCTCGACAAGCTGGGGCCCTTCGCGAACGACGCCGCGGGCGCGGAGCTGATGAGCTGGGCGCACCGGCTGTCGGAGGGCATCGCGGAGCAGGTGAAGGGACGCGCTGCATGA
- a CDS encoding GbsR/MarR family transcriptional regulator: MKGYLWTGGDPGSQKTVAPPMNGRLAPWEAIAVEAVGNVIEFWGFKRNQGRVWGLLYLRGEPLTAGEIERELDLSKGGVSMLLRDLEHWGVVQRVRVPQDTVWRYAAETDLVRMVTHVVEEREAAFVTRIRADLSEARRLAEGAGGVHAEKLRRLERMAVLADHVERALRLFIKTSRLDVGGVLGAFRDGALARGKGER, from the coding sequence ATGAAGGGCTACCTGTGGACAGGGGGGGATCCCGGGAGCCAGAAGACCGTCGCGCCGCCAATGAATGGCCGGCTGGCGCCATGGGAAGCCATCGCGGTGGAGGCGGTGGGCAACGTCATCGAGTTCTGGGGCTTCAAGCGCAACCAGGGCCGCGTCTGGGGCCTGCTCTACCTGCGCGGCGAACCCCTGACCGCCGGTGAGATTGAGCGCGAGCTCGACCTGTCCAAGGGCGGCGTGTCCATGCTGCTGCGCGACCTGGAGCACTGGGGCGTCGTCCAGCGGGTGCGCGTGCCGCAGGACACGGTGTGGCGCTACGCGGCGGAGACGGACCTGGTGCGGATGGTGACGCACGTGGTGGAGGAGCGCGAGGCGGCCTTCGTCACCCGCATCCGCGCGGACCTGTCCGAGGCGCGCCGGCTGGCCGAAGGCGCTGGCGGCGTGCATGCGGAGAAGCTGCGGCGGCTGGAGCGCATGGCCGTGCTGGCCGACCACGTGGAGCGCGCGCTGCGGCTGTTCATCAAGACGTCGCGCCTGGACGTGGGCGGGGTGCTGGGCGCGTTCCGCGACGGCGCCCTGGCTCGCGGCAAGGGCGAGCGGTAG